The proteins below are encoded in one region of Vulpes lagopus strain Blue_001 chromosome 10, ASM1834538v1, whole genome shotgun sequence:
- the CD68 gene encoding macrosialin, with product MRPAVFFLGALVGLLAAQGTRSDCPHKKSATLLPSFTVTPTATESTGSPGTTSHSTTTAETTSHAPNTTTHQAPTTPGHRNTTVHPTTSNSTSNTTDTTDTTGTTGTGKPRTSTSSPRPGPGPRPPPPSPGPGPQDAIGDYTWTTGSQACARLQARIQIGVVYPTQAGGQAWGISVLNPNSTKPWGGCDGARPHLLLSFPFGQLGFGFTQEPQQGSVYLDYLALQYNVSFPQAAQWTFSGQNTSLRALQAPLGQSFSCKNASILLTPALRLDLLHLKLQAAQLPRSGAFGPSFSCPSEHFNLLPLIVGVISLGLLALALVTFCIIRRRPPTYQPL from the exons ATGAGGCCAGCCGTATTTTTCTTGGGGGCCTTGGTGGGGCTGCTAGCAG CCCAGGGGACCCGGAGCGACTGTCCCCATAAAAAGTCGGCCACCCTGCTGCCCTCCTTCACGGTGACCCCTACGGCTACAGAAAGCACAGGAAGCCCTGGGACCACCAGCCACAGCACCACCACCGCGGAGACCACCAGCCATGCGCCCAACACCACCACTCACCAGGCCCCGACCACTCCAGGCCACAGAAACACCACTGTTCACCCAACCACGAGCAACAGCACAAGCAACACCACGGACACCACGGACACCACGGGCACCACGGGCACCGGCAAACCCCGCACCTCCACCAGCTCCCCCCGGCCGGGGCCAGGGCCAAGGCCACCACCTCCCAGTCCCGGCCCTGGCCCCCAGGACGCCATAGGAGACTACACTTGGACTACGGGTTCCCAGGCCTGCGCCCGGCTCCAAGCCCGGATTCAGATCGGGGTTGTGTACCCAACCCAGGCCGGAGGCCAG GCCTGGGGCATCTCAGTGCTGAACCCCAACAGCACCAAGCCCTGGGGGGGCTGTGACGGGGCCCGCCcccatctgcttctctccttccccttcggGCAGCTCGGCTTCGGGTTCACACAG GAGCCACAGCAGGGTTCAGTCTACCTCGACTACCTGGCTCTGCAGTACAACGTGTCCTTTCCGCAGGCGGCGC AGTGGACGTTCTCGGGTCAGAACACATCCCTCCGAGCTCTCCAAGCCCCCCTGGGCCAGAGCTTCAGCTGCAAAAATGCAAGCATCCTTCTAACGCCAGCTCTGCGCCTTGACCTGCTCCACCTGAAGCTGCAGGCTGCTCAGCTGCCCCGTTCAGGGGCCTTTGGGCCAA GTTTCTCTTGTCCCAGCGAACACTTCAACCTGCTGCCCCTCATTGTCGGCGTGATCTCACTCGGCCTCCTCGCCCTGGCGCTGGTTACATTCTGCATTATCAGGAGACGCCCACCTACCTACCAGCCCCTCTGA